The DNA region TCGATGATGATGGTCTTGGCGAGGTGGCCCATGCCCATCCCGCCGTACTTGCGCGCGATGGTGACGCCGATCCAGCCCTGCCGGGCTATCCGGCGCGAGAGTTCGTACTCGACGGCCTTGGCGGCCTCCATCTGCGGGATCAGCGGGCGGACTTCTTCCTCGGCGAATACCCGGACTTCCTGTCGGAGTCGATCGTGACGCTTCGTGGTGAAGTACCCGCTCACACTATCTCTCCCTATTTGTCCACCTGCCCGCCACGGGTTCTGCGAGCAGTCAGCCACCCCCGTCGCCACCCGGTCGCGCGGACCCGTTCTGGCTGGAACAGGTCGACCCATCAATGGTGGTGACTCCATCAAGTCGATACAAGATCGCTCAGCGGATTGGCTGGATCTGGGCGAATCAGTGCGTGATTAGGTTCAAGTTCTGATTATTGCGGGCGGCGGTTCGAGGCGTGTGTTTCGGGGGCGGGACGCGCGAATTCGAGCAAAGGTTCGAAAAAAGTGGGTGGGCCGCAATACAGTGGGGTGGGCCGCATTCAGCGTGCCGTGAGGGGGCGCAGGGCGAGTTCGAGCGCGCGGCGGGCACGGTCGCGGCGGTTCCCGCGGCGCAGCAGCCGGGCCATGTCCCGCTCCGAGGGCTCGACGTAGAGGACGAAGTCGCGGTGCCGGAAGACCCCGGACCGGCCGGCCACCTCGCGGACCGCCTCGCGGACCGCGGTGAGCCGTTCGGGCGCGAGGGCGAGCGGCGCCTCGCGCGGCTGGTGGCGCGCGCCGATGGGGTAGTCGCGGCCGTCCCGGCGGGTCATCTCCACGTGGGCGCCGAGGACTTGGGTGATCTTGCGGTGCCGGGCGAAGTCGACCATGCGGTCGAGCGAGGCGGCGAACGCCGGGGCGTCGTCGATGTAGAGCCGCCCCGGGAGCACGGTGTCGCCGGTCAGCAGGAAGCCCGTGCGCGGGTCGTACAGCGTGATCGCCGACTCGTGGTGCCCGGGTGTGGCCAGAACCTCCAACCTCCGGTCGCCGAGTTCGAGTTCGGCGATCGCGGTGGGCCAGGGGACGCCGCCCGGGCCGAACCCGAAGTACTCGCGGACCGCGTCCGCGTCGCGCCCGACGACGGTGGTGCCCGGCCAGGCGAACTGCCCGTCGCCGGCCACGTGGTCGTTGTGGCCGTGGCTGTGCGCGACCACGAGTCCGTACGGCT from Actinacidiphila sp. DG2A-62 includes:
- a CDS encoding MBL fold metallo-hydrolase, encoding MPLPDAHGPLAHAAGTSTADALDVRWNHGVAAWRRPLLGRRPGGPRPEPPIQVHRHDEHTVVLRQSKVLTYEAPFLYLLFGDDRALLLDTGATEDPGLFPLRATVDALIDDWLDRHPRRGAQPYGLVVAHSHGHNDHVAGDGQFAWPGTTVVGRDADAVREYFGFGPGGVPWPTAIAELELGDRRLEVLATPGHHESAITLYDPRTGFLLTGDTVLPGRLYIDDAPAFAASLDRMVDFARHRKITQVLGAHVEMTRRDGRDYPIGARHQPREAPLALAPERLTAVREAVREVAGRSGVFRHRDFVLYVEPSERDMARLLRRGNRRDRARRALELALRPLTAR